The nucleotide window TCCCACCAAGAGCGAGTGCGACCACTATCTCCCCCAGCCCCAAGCTTCGCTCCCTCGTCTCGTGTGCCCTCTCCCGTTCCCTAAGGATCTCCTTGAGACCCTTGCACACACTGCTGCATACGTCGACCAGTGCGGTTACCTAGCCAAGTATGCTCAAGATGTACGTTCAATTCTTTCATCTATCATTCGACACATGCTCACACTGCTTAGCGCTTCGCTGCTCTCGATGCCGATTACCACTTCTCCCTTGAGCAGATTAAGGCTCTCAAGATTGAGATCGagaacatcaacaagaccaagggcGAACTCACCACTGACCGCGATGCCGCTATCGCCAAGGCCCAGAAGCTTCAAGAGGCTCTGGACAAGGCCATGAAGGACGGTGAAGGTTACCAGAAGGAGATCGCCAGACTCAACAAGGTCATCTCtgacgacaagctcaaggatgccGAGGCTCTCAAGGTCCTTGAGAAGACTCGTGCCGATCTCAAGGCCTCCCAAGAGCAGTGCTCCAAGCTTCAGACCGAGGTCGCCCAAAAGGATGCTCAGATCGCCGAGCAGGGCGCCACAATCAGCAACctccagaagatcatcatcactctcgAGACTACCATCGCCCAGCTCCGTGCCGAGGTCACAGTCAAGACCAGCGAGAACGAGAAGCTTGCCAAGGCTAACGTTACCCTTGAGGGACAGAAGAGGGATCTTGAGGGTTCCGTCAAGGACCTTCAGGATGAGCTTGCCCGCGCTCAGCAGAGGATCAAAGATCTGCAGGAGACGGCTAAGAGCCACGcggtcaaggacaaggagatACGTGATGCCAAGGCTCGTGCTGATACTGAGGCCGCCAAGTCTGAAGAGGAGGCCGCCAAGGCAttggctgaggttgagaagtatAAGCAGTGGGCTTTCgacaacaaggtcaagatcgATCTCTCCAGTTACTGATGCCAGGGATTCCCGCCGTTGCACTTGGTTCCGGTGGGGCTCTCGTGTCATAGGGTGCTGAGATATTGTTGGGTGGTAGGCGCCATCTGCCTGGCGGCTTGGGagctgaagaggagatggagcATGGAGAGGACTGTTTAGCTACTAAGTAGTCCTGAtatttaaacttaatacaTTCCCTTTGTTACCAACTTCGATTGAACCACGACTCAAGTGACTTACTGCATCAATGACGTATGGTTGGCTTATCATATCAGCACATCACTAggttaaagaaagaagattAGCCTTGATGAATATGATCGTTATACTCGACAGACTCTAAATCCACCCTAAAGAAATTCTATCCCGCGCTAAAGTATGCCATCTATCCGATTCCAAATGAAACGTCCATCCAATGCACATGTGCTCCAAACATGCAAAAGTCCAATTCAAGCCTAGTGTTTATCGCTGAGCGTTCTCCTCCATCACAGGCGCATCTGGGCCCTCAGCTCGAGACTTCTCAGCATCCATCTCCTTGTTATGCTTTTTGccgaggaaaggaaagaagaagtagGGATGGAAGATGGTCAAAGTCCAGACAGCAATGAGAATCATGGCGCCATCGAGAATCAAGAAGGTTGTTTCGTTTTGCATGAGGGTGCTGCCCCAGCCCATCTGCATTTCAGGAATACTAGACAACATTAGTACGAAGAGGAAAGGGCAGATCTGAAGGGGGTTTACCGGTAGATGCAACGGATGATAATGGCGATGTAAGCAACGGTCAGAGCATAGACAAagatcttggtcttcttgtcgCTTGCTCTGATAACCTTGACGTTTCCGTTGGTCGATGATTCACTCTCGGTAGCAGTCTCGTCGCCAGCCCTGACAGCAGCACCATTCTTGATAGCCTTGTGTCTCCTCCAGATATAGATCATCATCAGACCACCACAGAAGATCATATTGGCCATCTGGAAgacaacaccagcaacaagaagacCAGATCCTACATCAAGCATGCCCTGGTCATTGTTGTCTCCATTAGTGGCAGCTGAAGAAACACCGCCGCCAGCAGCTTGGATGACAATAGAGAAGAAATCGGTGCCGACGAAAACCCATGGATACAGGACAGGCTTGATGAAACTGTACTCTCGACCGTACCATAGCACAAGATGTTTGAAGGTGATCGAGATAGCAGCGGCGACTAGTGTCGGaccgaggatgagaaggacaagctgGATGACGAAGGCGTTGTAGACCCAGGGGTTTGAACTCATGACGATACGTCCACTATAACCGATGAGTTCAAATATCGTCCCGATCGCAAGCCATAGAGTATACGACCAAGTTCGTGCCTTGATACCGAAGTAAAGTTGTGGTACAAGCGCCAGCGCATGCGCCACGACGAAGAAAACACAAGCGCCTAGCGTAAAAGTGTCACCATAAAGTGACAACTCAGCAGGACATCGTTCGGAGATTCCATCTTTACAGGTTTCGTAACTCGGCGGAGGGTAGTTTGTGCCGTTGTAGGACATTTTGATGCGATCTGGGGAAGAAGTTTGAAGGAACCACTTGGTTTTTTTGTTATGTTGGAGGGTGAGTCGGATATAAAAAGATGCTGATTTTCTGGAGCATGGGCTCCGTGGGGGCAGGCAGGCCACGCCACGGAGAATATTCCGCAGATATTTACGGGGAGAGGAATGGGAATTGTGGATTTGATTACATTGCAGGGCGCAGTTGGACAGCCAAGACTTGAGCATAAGCGAGGTGCAAATCATTGGCTTGGCGTTGGATCCTTTGATTCAAGAGTCTCTCTTCATATCAAGACATTACTCTCAGACAAGACCACTTGACTTATCAATACACACTACGGCTCAACTCTAAATGCGAGTTAACCTTAAAATCTTACAAGAATACAAAGAAAGACATTAATCAGGCTCATTTCCAGTCTAAACGCGTATATCTTGGCATCGTCAGCACGGGCTAAACGACGCGTAGACAACTTGATAAGCTCGCATTCCCCGAACAGCCCGATTGGTCCGTCGAGTTTCGACAGCTCGCATTTCTCGTTCCCCCTCGCTTTTCTCGCAACGACATGCAGCCATAAGATTACACATCGTCTGAGGTCATGGGGTATCCACATGTAAGAGATCGGAGGTTTCATTCTCATGTTATCCCGTATTTCCGGTCCAAACCTGACGGGCTAGAgtttttaagcttaaatctGATGGAAGAGGCACAGTTTAGGCTATGGAAATAACAGAGCCAATTATATGTTATTCAAGCCAACAGCCAtttcctcaaccttcttcgaCACCTCTTCTACAGCTGTTGAGTTGCTAATCtgaccatcaccatcgaagTTCGAAGCCCTGCTCGAGCGGATGCTTTGGTGGGATAAACTCAATTTCACCTGGCTTTTTGGGAGCTGGGCGTGTGGTTgcgatgagatcaagaaatgTCGTGGGTCTCGTCGCGTCGTCTGGAATAACCGCCAACTTGGCGACTTGGTATATGAAACCGAAGGCGCTGTGACTTGGTTGATGAAAATAGCCCGCTCCTTTTAGAGTCCGGCAGAGGAGTGGATCACTTCCGCTAAGTAGTTGTTCTAGAGCGGCAACATGTCTTTCGAACTCGTTTATATACCGCACCGAAGTAAAGACATTGTGCTCTTTGAATTCGGCTATGAAGGTTTTCTGGTTGGTAGTAGCAAACATGCGCGACGAAGCGGTTCCCGGACAAAGTGTGACCATCAGTTCTGACTTGCACAGTCCATCCAAGATAACGTTCCGACTCCGATCTTTCAACTCCTGAAAGCCTCATGCAGTGCTCTTTATATCTCCAGGCAAACTTTCATCGGTCCCTTGCGTCAGCAACCCAGTCTGTAGAAAATAAGCCGGATCGAGCGTGGTGCCTTTCAGTCCACTGAAGCAAGTCTTTACTAATACCTTGCATCTCAGCCTTTCCGTACAAGAAATCGTGGACCTTATCAACCGCCTTCCTTGCGGGAGAAGCCGTGAGCATAGTGGGCGATAGTAGAGTGAATTTGAGCAAGACTGGGTTGGAGTGCAAGAAAGATCTCGTTGAGAAGGAATTTATTCGTGATCAGTATCTGTTCGGATTGAGATGCATCACTGAACATGCATACAAAGTCTCGCAGAAGAGCTACATCGTGCTTTAGAGAGAGTACGAGCGCATCGATATCGCGGCCCTCCAGCTCAGCTAtggcgaagttgaagatatcaaggGCGAGGGGTGTACAACCGACTATTGTACCCAGAACGTCCATTTTAATGATGATCCTTAGAACCATGACTGTTAAAGAAAGATACCTGGTAGAGAGTTATTTACCCAGGTATCGTCATTTTAAGCCTCACGGGCATCGCCTGTGCTGATTAACGGGTTGGAACAAGTGGCTTGACAGGCCGGGTTAAGCTGACATGTATTTACTACCACTTCCGCATGTCATCGGAGCCTCGCTTGGGATTGATTCTGGGCATCAGCATTTCTAGTCGACTTTTATGCAAGCTTCGCGAATAAGAGTTTACTTCAAAGCCGAGTATATCCTTGAAATGGTAGCGGATGTAGAGTCAAGAGGCGTGGATGACAAAGCCACACACCGTCACAAGAGACGGTATCATTGAAGCCTACCCGGGAGGTGACAAAATATTGATGGTAAACTCATTAATTCCTTCtgaatataagggcagtctATAACCGGCGATTGGCGGTATTGTATATTATGTCCTTATGTAACTCTAATTAACATCAAGAAAGACAAGCTTGTAATAACTTGGATCTCAGTAATAATTaggcaaaaagaaaaatgaTTTTTACGATGATCGACTGCATCGTGTTATCAACAGCAGATGTGAGACGAGATAAGTATATGC belongs to Fusarium musae strain F31 chromosome 9, whole genome shotgun sequence and includes:
- a CDS encoding hypothetical protein (EggNog:ENOG41); translation: MSYNGTNYPPPSYETCKDGISERCPAELSLYGDTFTLGACVFFVVAHALALVPQLYFGIKARTWSYTLWLAIGTIFELIGYSGRIVMSSNPWVYNAFVIQLVLLILGPTLVAAAISITFKHLVLWYGREYSFIKPVLYPWVFVGTDFFSIVIQAAGGGVSSAATNGDNNDQGMLDVGSGLLVAGVVFQMANMIFCGGLMMIYIWRRHKAIKNGAAVRAGDETATESESSTNGNVKVIRASDKKTKIFVYALTVAYIAIIIRCIYRIPEMQMGWGSTLMQNETTFLILDGAMILIAVWTLTIFHPYFFFPFLGKKHNKEMDAEKSRAEGPDAPVMEENAQR
- a CDS encoding hypothetical protein (EggNog:ENOG41); the encoded protein is MFVYQGKMNWWTYAINETFVVVLPNGPVRVGDSVYLFWKWTVDAKGVKNGNVFQTISVDSVTQTSATDVTFVLKGSWYSFTVTTKGGYENISIVMRNPQGGVSDPMPLKREWKSDKELTGTTRIWTGKFKWLSFAKDEQAIFIVPDGFGEGKPVISTWQWTKASNGKTKEPSFRAETQKNVTGLGTDTVEFSYKSYYDIKCTWDGKKDQLDVWVTEGAHSEDVGDMIRSAIIERSTHSHDFNPPFPAPTKSECDHYLPQPQASLPRLVCPLPFPKDLLETLAHTAAYVDQCGYLAKYAQDRFAALDADYHFSLEQIKALKIEIENINKTKGELTTDRDAAIAKAQKLQEALDKAMKDGEGYQKEIARLNKVISDDKLKDAEALKVLEKTRADLKASQEQCSKLQTEVAQKDAQIAEQGATISNLQKIIITLETTIAQLRAEVTVKTSENEKLAKANVTLEGQKRDLEGSVKDLQDELARAQQRIKDLQETAKSHAVKDKEIRDAKARADTEAAKSEEEAAKALAEVEKYKQWAFDNKVKIDLSSY